One genomic window of Rhizobium sp. Pop5 includes the following:
- a CDS encoding L,D-transpeptidase: MEWTRRDILFGGLALLGAGALQKPAFAQASSYFAGTAVDNGVTFRATNFAKIDKQWHRQVVKYFSTEPIGTVVVDTRHHFLYLIMENKTAIRYGVGVGKEGFKWFGRATIDAKSLWPRWTPPPEMRKRHPELPEFVDGGSPKNPLGPRAMYLHRDGVDTGYRFHGTLEPWSIGKDASSGCIRMFNEDAIDLYQRCPIGTAVQVLPHIADQAPPATEVTAVE; encoded by the coding sequence ATGGAGTGGACCCGCAGGGATATTTTGTTTGGCGGTTTGGCGTTACTTGGCGCCGGCGCTCTCCAGAAACCGGCATTCGCTCAGGCGTCTTCCTATTTTGCCGGCACCGCTGTCGACAACGGTGTGACGTTTCGAGCGACGAACTTCGCCAAAATTGACAAGCAGTGGCATCGCCAGGTGGTCAAATATTTCAGCACAGAGCCGATCGGCACTGTCGTTGTCGATACCAGGCACCATTTTCTCTATCTGATCATGGAGAACAAGACGGCCATCCGTTACGGCGTCGGCGTCGGCAAGGAAGGCTTCAAATGGTTCGGCCGCGCCACGATCGACGCTAAATCGCTTTGGCCGCGCTGGACGCCGCCGCCGGAAATGCGCAAGCGCCATCCCGAACTGCCTGAATTCGTGGACGGAGGCTCGCCGAAGAATCCGCTGGGGCCCCGCGCCATGTATCTGCATCGCGACGGCGTCGACACCGGCTATCGCTTTCACGGCACGCTGGAACCCTGGAGCATCGGCAAGGATGCTTCCAGCGGCTGCATCCGCATGTTCAACGAGGATGCCATCGATCTCTACCAGCGTTGCCCGATCGGCACCGCCGTTCAGGTCCTGCCGCATATTGCCGACCAGGCGCCTCCAGCCACCGAAGTAACCGCGGTCGAATGA
- a CDS encoding membrane protein yields MASEEEGVRHTPQDPAAVREQLDRILASPEFHAPERGRRFLQYIVEEMLEGRGEQLKAYTIAQAVLGREASFDAQNDPVVRIEAGRIRRALERYYLVSGGSDAIRITIPKGGYSPHFSSNEDRPNAGEATSSLNRANKQRSRQRPIAYRDFLLPIGLPALFGAIAVLAIIRPLEAYLSPPKASPGSAASTLESKTRIIIEPFAVLGGTAQGMDLAKGLADQLIAKFMKVENLVVLAPGRSNTETIGPLFSLQGSILVESTVLHLHIRLIDGADGVVIWANQYDRDMGGQTVLDIEDEIATRIAMEISSSRKLNAAASDP; encoded by the coding sequence ATGGCATCGGAAGAGGAAGGGGTCCGCCACACACCTCAAGACCCAGCGGCCGTGCGCGAGCAGCTCGACCGGATACTCGCCAGTCCGGAATTTCATGCCCCCGAGCGCGGGCGGCGTTTCCTGCAATACATCGTAGAAGAGATGCTGGAAGGACGCGGCGAACAACTCAAGGCCTATACGATTGCACAGGCGGTTTTGGGACGCGAGGCCTCCTTCGATGCGCAGAATGATCCGGTTGTTCGCATCGAGGCAGGGCGTATCCGTCGCGCGCTCGAACGATATTACCTCGTCTCGGGAGGCAGTGACGCAATCCGGATCACGATCCCCAAAGGGGGCTATTCCCCCCACTTTTCCAGCAACGAAGACCGCCCGAATGCAGGCGAAGCGACCAGTTCGCTGAACCGCGCAAACAAGCAACGCAGCCGTCAGCGACCGATCGCCTATCGCGATTTCCTGCTGCCAATCGGCCTGCCTGCGCTATTCGGCGCGATTGCCGTACTGGCTATCATCCGCCCCCTCGAAGCTTATCTTTCTCCGCCAAAGGCGTCGCCGGGCTCCGCCGCGTCCACGCTCGAGAGCAAGACCAGGATTATCATTGAACCCTTCGCGGTCCTCGGCGGCACCGCCCAAGGGATGGATTTGGCGAAGGGATTGGCTGACCAACTGATTGCGAAGTTCATGAAAGTGGAAAATCTCGTCGTACTTGCGCCGGGCCGCTCCAACACCGAAACGATCGGCCCGCTGTTCAGCCTGCAGGGAAGCATACTTGTCGAGAGCACGGTCCTTCACCTGCACATCCGCCTGATAGACGGCGCCGACGGCGTGGTTATATGGGCAAATCAATATGATCGGGACATGGGCGGTCAGACCGTTCTCGATATCGAGGATGAGATCGCCACGCGAATTGCCATGGAGATTTCCAGCAGCCGCAAGCTGAACGCCGCGGCTTCCGATCCATGA
- a CDS encoding acetamidase/formamidase family protein, with the protein MTTHRFIPTSFHNVIGSLPPALHIADGDTVVTETLDAIGYDKDGIRQASGPNPMNGPIFVEGAEPGDALKVEIISMIPTRETGFTRSVVAANVVDPEMVRELPPRDMAIWKIDREAMTVRLSEPVGSLEDFVLPLAPMIGCFGVAPSLGQAISTATSGEYGGNMDYRLFGPGTTVRFPVSVPGALFFLGDCHAVQGDGEIVGTGVETTFEVTVRLTVEKKAGLVWPRGQTAEDIFTIGNARPLDQALQHATSEMLNWLAADYGLDRTAASHLLGQVVRYDVGNVFDPAYTMACRVAKRWLVRR; encoded by the coding sequence ATGACCACTCATCGCTTCATTCCGACGAGCTTTCACAACGTCATTGGTTCTCTTCCACCGGCCCTGCATATCGCCGACGGCGATACCGTCGTCACTGAGACGCTCGATGCTATCGGATATGACAAGGACGGCATAAGGCAGGCATCCGGTCCCAACCCGATGAACGGCCCGATATTCGTGGAGGGCGCGGAGCCCGGCGATGCTCTGAAGGTCGAGATCATCAGCATGATCCCGACCAGGGAGACAGGCTTTACCCGCAGCGTGGTCGCCGCCAATGTCGTCGATCCCGAGATGGTTCGCGAGCTGCCGCCGCGCGATATGGCCATCTGGAAGATCGACCGCGAGGCAATGACCGTCCGGCTTTCCGAGCCGGTCGGCAGCCTTGAAGATTTCGTCCTGCCTCTCGCCCCGATGATCGGCTGTTTCGGCGTAGCCCCCAGCCTCGGCCAGGCGATATCGACCGCGACCAGCGGCGAATATGGCGGTAACATGGATTACCGGCTGTTCGGTCCGGGGACCACGGTCCGGTTTCCGGTATCTGTACCCGGCGCCCTTTTCTTCCTTGGCGACTGTCATGCCGTGCAGGGGGATGGCGAGATCGTCGGAACCGGCGTCGAAACGACGTTCGAAGTCACGGTGCGGCTGACGGTGGAAAAGAAGGCCGGGCTGGTCTGGCCGCGCGGCCAAACCGCCGAAGACATTTTCACCATCGGCAATGCCCGGCCCCTCGATCAGGCACTCCAGCATGCCACCAGTGAAATGTTGAATTGGCTGGCAGCCGATTACGGCCTCGACAGGACTGCGGCCAGCCATCTCCTGGGTCAGGTCGTGCGCTACGATGTCGGCAACGTCTTCGACCCAGCCTATACGATGGCTTGCCGGGTCGCCAAGAGATGGCTCGTGCGCCGATAG
- the fixJ gene encoding response regulator FixJ gives MANDLTIHLVDDEESPRRSLTFLLVSAGFAVRAHSCAKAFLELLPLSGRNCLVTDLRMPEIDGIELVQRLHRVAPDVPVIVITGQGDIAAAVQAMKAGASDFLEKPVREEALIAAINAAMGQRRAGRTLADSENIAARLRQLTDREHQVLTGVLDGLQNKMIAYQLGISARTVEVHRANVMAKMGAHNLAELMRMAITIDRVAQPLEAGTALPVSHRSNYIR, from the coding sequence ATGGCGAACGACCTTACGATCCATCTCGTCGATGACGAGGAGTCGCCCCGGCGATCCCTAACGTTTCTGTTGGTGTCGGCTGGTTTTGCCGTTCGCGCGCATAGCTGCGCGAAAGCCTTTCTGGAACTGCTGCCGCTTTCCGGGCGAAACTGCCTAGTGACGGACCTGCGCATGCCTGAGATCGACGGCATCGAATTGGTTCAGCGCCTGCACCGTGTCGCTCCGGACGTTCCTGTGATCGTCATTACCGGCCAGGGCGACATAGCAGCCGCAGTTCAAGCGATGAAAGCGGGCGCGTCCGACTTCCTGGAAAAGCCGGTCAGAGAAGAGGCGCTGATTGCCGCCATCAACGCGGCGATGGGACAGAGGCGGGCCGGCAGGACGCTTGCCGATTCCGAGAATATTGCGGCGCGACTTCGCCAGCTCACGGATCGCGAACATCAGGTTCTGACCGGCGTGCTCGATGGCCTGCAGAACAAGATGATCGCCTATCAGCTCGGCATCAGCGCACGCACGGTAGAGGTTCACCGTGCCAACGTGATGGCCAAGATGGGCGCGCACAACCTGGCGGAACTCATGCGCATGGCCATCACCATCGATAGGGTGGCGCAGCCGCTGGAAGCCGGGACGGCTTTGCCGGTCAGTCACCGGTCAAATTATATCCGCTGA
- the ppk2 gene encoding polyphosphate kinase 2: MDENYEPRQADEDAPRGAKEKKKKKSWDYEKEIGRLQVELAHLQAWVKKSGARIVVVFEGRDAAGKGGMIKRITERVSPRVFRVVALPAPTDREKSQIYMQRYIAHLPAAGEIVIFDRSWYNRAGVDRVMGFASEKKAQRFLELAPRFEAAIVESGVILLKYFLTVSEEEQERRFRRRIDDPLRQWKLSPMDVESYQRWWDYTRVYDEMLRMTDSNHAPWWIVPSDDKKRARVNCISHLLKSIPYERLKFDEPDLGKRQKRPGDFVEDHSIRHVVPDMTT, from the coding sequence ATGGACGAGAATTATGAGCCGCGGCAGGCCGATGAAGATGCACCCCGCGGCGCCAAAGAAAAAAAGAAAAAGAAGTCATGGGATTATGAGAAGGAGATCGGCCGGCTGCAGGTGGAGCTGGCGCATCTGCAGGCCTGGGTGAAGAAGTCAGGCGCAAGGATCGTCGTCGTCTTCGAGGGACGCGACGCCGCCGGCAAAGGCGGCATGATCAAGCGGATCACGGAAAGGGTCAGTCCCCGCGTTTTCCGCGTCGTGGCGCTGCCCGCCCCCACCGACCGCGAGAAGTCGCAGATCTACATGCAGCGTTATATCGCTCATCTGCCGGCGGCCGGTGAAATCGTGATATTCGACCGCAGCTGGTATAACCGTGCTGGCGTCGACCGTGTCATGGGCTTCGCCAGCGAGAAGAAGGCGCAGCGCTTTCTCGAGCTCGCGCCCCGCTTCGAGGCTGCAATCGTCGAAAGCGGCGTCATTCTGCTCAAGTATTTCCTGACGGTCAGCGAAGAAGAACAGGAGCGCCGCTTCAGGCGCCGGATCGACGATCCGCTGCGGCAATGGAAGCTCAGTCCCATGGACGTCGAGTCCTACCAACGCTGGTGGGATTACACGCGCGTCTATGACGAAATGCTGCGGATGACCGACAGCAATCACGCGCCATGGTGGATCGTGCCTTCGGACGACAAGAAACGTGCGCGGGTCAACTGCATCTCGCACCTCCTGAAATCCATTCCCTATGAACGACTGAAATTCGACGAGCCCGACCTGGGGAAGCGCCAGAAGCGGCCGGGCGACTTCGTCGAGGATCACAGTATCCGCCACGTCGTACCTGATATGACGACATAA
- a CDS encoding AI-2E family transporter, with translation MEQIADTPARKTDAGQISIEARVSDLVRLGIIGLFAYWTMVLIAPFALIVIWSAILAVALFPMFAALSRLLGNRPVIAAIIIVVGCLVLIIAPFALVAVSFADTVQALIGNLRTGEFTLPAAPAAIKEWPVVGERLHDIWNQVAGDLASTIIKFQAPIREVMGVVVTKLASIGGGVLSFVVSVILSGLFLTQATRLASTIQVLASRIAGEKGVGFARLAGTTVRNVSRGVIGVAFLQTLLCGLCFAFFDIPARGALTFAVFMLCLMQLGPALVLLPVIVWAWFSWSSATALVFTALAVPIMVVDNILKPILMARGLSTPMLVILIGVIGGTLSHGLLGLFLGPVVLSVFYELLKAWAWPPPAGSENSPAAGFTAEPERFG, from the coding sequence ATGGAGCAGATAGCCGATACGCCAGCGCGGAAGACCGATGCCGGCCAGATTTCGATAGAGGCAAGGGTAAGCGATCTCGTCCGACTGGGCATCATCGGACTTTTCGCCTATTGGACGATGGTTCTCATCGCACCCTTCGCATTGATCGTTATCTGGTCGGCGATCCTTGCAGTCGCGCTTTTCCCAATGTTCGCAGCGCTCTCGCGGCTGCTCGGAAACAGACCGGTGATTGCGGCCATCATCATCGTCGTCGGCTGTCTGGTCCTGATCATCGCGCCGTTTGCCCTGGTTGCGGTCAGCTTCGCCGACACCGTGCAGGCGCTGATCGGCAACCTACGGACGGGAGAGTTTACGCTGCCCGCAGCACCGGCCGCCATCAAGGAATGGCCCGTCGTCGGCGAGCGCCTCCACGACATCTGGAACCAGGTCGCCGGCGATCTCGCTTCGACCATCATCAAGTTTCAAGCGCCCATCCGCGAGGTCATGGGCGTAGTCGTGACAAAACTTGCCTCGATCGGCGGCGGCGTGTTGAGCTTCGTCGTCTCGGTCATACTTTCCGGCCTGTTTCTCACGCAGGCTACGCGTCTTGCATCGACGATACAGGTGCTGGCGAGCCGGATCGCCGGTGAAAAAGGCGTCGGATTTGCCAGGCTGGCGGGAACCACTGTGCGCAATGTCTCGCGCGGCGTCATCGGCGTTGCCTTTCTGCAGACCCTGCTCTGCGGATTGTGCTTTGCTTTCTTCGACATCCCTGCGCGCGGAGCCCTCACCTTCGCGGTCTTCATGCTCTGCCTCATGCAGCTTGGACCCGCGCTGGTGCTGTTGCCCGTCATCGTCTGGGCGTGGTTTTCCTGGTCGTCGGCAACCGCCTTGGTCTTTACCGCCCTGGCAGTGCCGATCATGGTCGTCGACAATATCCTGAAACCCATTCTGATGGCGCGGGGCCTATCGACCCCGATGCTCGTCATCCTGATCGGCGTCATCGGCGGCACGCTTTCCCATGGTCTTCTGGGACTTTTCCTCGGGCCAGTGGTACTCAGCGTCTTTTACGAGCTGCTCAAAGCCTGGGCCTGGCCGCCGCCAGCAGGATCTGAAAACAGCCCCGCCGCGGGTTTCACGGCCGAGCCCGAGCGCTTCGGCTAG
- a CDS encoding helix-turn-helix domain-containing protein, whose product MLQDHAIVNHTAIPGRRYGAPAGAVKDHSIRLKADEPIYSEGEYAFAIYQVEAGAVRVYRLTPSGQRYILSFCGTGEWFGLETGNIRTDFAEAVCETRIRPFRANQNTAVPVDLLHIALTNLAKAQHKQLVMTEQSALKRVAAFVCEMADRHPGDCEFDMMMSRSDIADYLGLTVETVARCFTKLREKRILRLNGKLQRIVRLLDRDALIVLTG is encoded by the coding sequence ATGCTTCAAGACCACGCGATCGTTAATCACACCGCGATTCCCGGCCGCCGCTACGGCGCGCCCGCGGGAGCGGTCAAGGATCACTCGATCAGACTCAAGGCTGACGAGCCAATCTATAGCGAAGGCGAATACGCCTTTGCGATCTATCAGGTCGAAGCGGGCGCGGTCCGGGTCTACCGCCTGACACCAAGCGGACAGCGATATATTCTGTCCTTCTGCGGCACGGGCGAATGGTTCGGGCTGGAAACGGGCAACATTCGCACCGATTTCGCAGAGGCTGTCTGCGAAACCCGCATCAGGCCCTTTCGCGCCAATCAGAACACCGCCGTTCCCGTCGATCTTCTTCACATTGCCCTGACGAACCTTGCAAAGGCGCAGCACAAGCAGCTCGTCATGACCGAGCAAAGCGCGCTGAAGCGGGTCGCTGCCTTCGTCTGCGAAATGGCCGATCGTCATCCGGGGGATTGCGAGTTCGATATGATGATGTCGCGCAGCGATATTGCCGATTATCTCGGGCTGACGGTCGAAACCGTCGCCCGCTGTTTCACCAAGCTCCGCGAAAAACGCATCCTACGCCTGAACGGCAAACTGCAACGCATTGTCCGCCTTCTCGACCGCGATGCACTCATCGTGCTGACGGGCTAG
- a CDS encoding OmpA family protein codes for MSASTVYKSRLLAAAMLLVLTACSTTDIASVEEPPAAPMTGQTNDPAPGFENVKTGSEEDFILNVGRRIYFTQDSAKLDSVAMATLDNQAAWLNRNPTWLIKLQGFADDSGSESKMKTLSQQRADAAMAYLASKGVDARRMWARGYGNDREVRDCTERSCKVQNRRVVADLRAQHDES; via the coding sequence ATGTCTGCTTCGACCGTATATAAGAGCCGCCTCCTTGCTGCGGCCATGCTTTTGGTGCTCACCGCCTGCAGCACGACCGATATCGCTTCCGTGGAAGAACCTCCCGCGGCGCCGATGACCGGCCAGACCAACGATCCCGCGCCTGGTTTCGAGAACGTCAAGACCGGCAGCGAAGAGGATTTTATCCTCAATGTCGGCCGGCGGATCTACTTTACGCAAGATTCCGCCAAGCTCGATTCCGTCGCCATGGCAACATTGGACAATCAGGCCGCCTGGCTCAACAGGAACCCCACCTGGCTGATCAAGCTGCAGGGATTTGCCGACGATTCCGGTTCGGAATCCAAGATGAAAACATTGTCGCAACAGCGCGCCGATGCGGCGATGGCCTATCTCGCTTCGAAGGGTGTGGATGCCCGCCGCATGTGGGCCCGGGGTTACGGCAACGACCGGGAAGTCCGCGACTGCACGGAGCGCTCGTGCAAAGTGCAGAACCGCCGCGTCGTCGCCGATCTGCGCGCCCAGCACGACGAGTCCTAA
- the yghU gene encoding glutathione-dependent disulfide-bond oxidoreductase, with translation MSGSPEYAPPKVWTWNKANGGQFASINRPIAGPTHEKELPIGRHPLQLYSLGTPNGQKVTIMLEELLALGHSGAEYDAWLIRIGDGDQFGSDFVKINPNSKIPALMDRSGEKPIRVFESGAILTYLAEKFGAFLPTEPGERAECLSWLFWQMGSAPYLGGGFGHFYAYAPVKIEYAIDRFAMEVKRQLDVLDRRLAESEYLAGSHYTIADIAVWPWYGGLVKGWTYGAAEFLQVEDYKNVLRWADAIHSRPAVQRGRMVNRLSGDPSSQLHERHDASDFDTRTQDKLAAAE, from the coding sequence ATGAGCGGTTCTCCCGAGTACGCACCCCCGAAGGTCTGGACCTGGAACAAGGCGAACGGCGGCCAGTTCGCCAGCATCAATCGCCCGATCGCAGGGCCGACCCATGAGAAGGAGCTTCCGATCGGCCGGCATCCACTGCAGCTCTATTCGCTCGGCACACCGAACGGCCAGAAGGTCACGATCATGCTCGAGGAACTGCTGGCCCTTGGCCATAGCGGTGCGGAATACGACGCCTGGCTGATCCGGATCGGCGATGGCGATCAGTTCGGAAGCGATTTCGTCAAGATCAATCCCAATTCGAAGATCCCGGCGCTGATGGACCGCAGCGGCGAAAAGCCGATCCGCGTCTTCGAATCCGGCGCCATCCTCACCTATCTCGCCGAAAAGTTCGGCGCCTTCCTGCCAACCGAGCCGGGCGAACGCGCCGAATGCCTCTCCTGGCTGTTCTGGCAGATGGGAAGCGCACCCTATCTCGGCGGCGGCTTCGGCCATTTCTACGCCTATGCGCCTGTCAAGATCGAATATGCGATCGACCGCTTCGCCATGGAAGTGAAGCGTCAGCTCGACGTACTCGATCGTCGCCTCGCCGAAAGCGAATATCTGGCAGGCAGCCACTATACGATCGCCGATATTGCCGTCTGGCCGTGGTATGGCGGCCTTGTGAAGGGCTGGACCTACGGTGCGGCCGAATTCCTGCAGGTCGAGGACTACAAGAACGTGCTGCGCTGGGCCGACGCCATCCATAGCAGGCCGGCCGTGCAGCGCGGCCGGATGGTCAACCGCCTCTCCGGCGATCCCTCGAGCCAGTTGCACGAACGTCACGACGCCAGCGACTTCGACACCAGAACGCAGGACAAGCTCGCGGCGGCCGAGTAA
- a CDS encoding sensor histidine kinase: MSIKMEAPDVAEYSSVVSNLSGRTSFAGSRMARRERSGALRKGDDGPRLDWIRQLYEHMPDAVFFVTDNSRISTCNRAAVALFGYEENELLGHGIDFVWCPTPDVRLKGRWADQGAVRAGLAITKSGIRFPTALTIIREQVEEETFSALIFEDFRAERETLQQVQELQCELARLARIVALGEMTSTLAHELSQPLSSIAAYSQGCARLMMNDHRRHGEELREALSEITQHALWAGTIVQNIREFARRGADERKIEAMHALIREATMFALTGSQRQGLDTDFQLEAKRDTVLVDRVQIVQVLTNLLRNAVEATDGIAQPHIMIRTRTDDFSHLIVDVSDNGCGIAAEIEEALFRPFVTSKPRGLGMGLALSKRIIEAHGGRITARNRREGGSILSFSLPLMETTTNGERPYDPSRR; encoded by the coding sequence ATGTCCATCAAGATGGAGGCGCCTGATGTCGCCGAATACAGTTCCGTCGTCTCAAATCTTTCCGGACGAACCTCTTTTGCGGGATCTCGAATGGCACGTCGCGAACGGTCAGGCGCATTGCGCAAGGGAGATGACGGGCCACGGCTGGATTGGATCCGGCAACTCTATGAACATATGCCGGACGCGGTTTTCTTCGTCACCGACAACAGTCGGATTTCCACCTGCAACCGGGCTGCGGTCGCCTTGTTCGGTTATGAGGAAAATGAGTTGCTTGGCCACGGGATCGACTTCGTCTGGTGCCCGACGCCGGATGTTCGGCTGAAGGGGCGCTGGGCGGACCAGGGCGCGGTGCGCGCTGGTCTGGCGATCACCAAGAGCGGGATTCGGTTTCCGACCGCCCTGACCATCATCAGAGAGCAGGTGGAGGAGGAAACCTTCTCTGCGCTGATTTTCGAGGACTTCCGCGCGGAGCGCGAGACGTTGCAGCAGGTCCAGGAGCTTCAATGCGAGCTAGCGCGTCTCGCAAGAATAGTCGCGCTTGGGGAAATGACATCGACGCTGGCGCATGAACTGTCCCAGCCGCTGTCGTCGATCGCCGCTTACTCCCAAGGTTGCGCCCGGCTTATGATGAACGATCATCGCCGCCACGGCGAGGAACTTCGCGAAGCCTTGTCGGAAATTACTCAGCATGCCCTGTGGGCAGGGACGATCGTCCAGAACATCCGGGAATTTGCAAGGCGCGGCGCCGACGAGAGAAAAATCGAGGCGATGCACGCGCTGATCCGCGAGGCGACGATGTTCGCGCTAACGGGATCGCAGCGGCAGGGACTTGATACCGATTTCCAGCTTGAAGCGAAGCGGGACACCGTGCTTGTCGACCGCGTCCAAATCGTACAGGTGCTGACGAACCTCCTTCGCAATGCCGTGGAGGCCACCGACGGTATCGCGCAACCGCATATTATGATCCGCACCAGAACCGACGATTTTTCCCATCTCATTGTCGATGTGTCCGATAATGGCTGCGGCATTGCGGCTGAGATCGAAGAGGCGCTGTTTCGTCCCTTCGTGACCAGTAAACCGCGGGGTCTCGGCATGGGTCTGGCGTTGTCCAAGCGCATTATCGAGGCGCATGGCGGCCGGATAACCGCGCGCAACAGAAGGGAAGGCGGTTCAATTCTCTCATTTTCGCTTCCGCTGATGGAGACCACAACCAATGGCGAACGACCTTACGATCCATCTCGTCGATGA
- a CDS encoding membrane protein, whose protein sequence is MRSAEMHAFSGLGPTADEICRQVERILGSEEFHAPRRGRNFLEFVVTETLAGRSDFLKAFTIANVVFGREASFDPQNDPVVRIEAGRIRKALERYYLVAGQADEVIITVPKGGYVPHFEYAQEAPLPRLPDANPEKSQIAEPEDQGGQEKRPPVLPAVLSLRIILFGALALLLFAVAFALTALRDAPTGATPPAAAKPKVVVEFFAENGFAETGSDIAHGMRDDIIGQLAQFDNIVVVADPLRGESAAGADYSLQGNVQLDKSRLRTAARLVRQADGAVIWASNFDADLQAENKLTIQSGIARQISNVIAQADGVIFQAETGKIARPAQTGEQSAHACTLAYFSYRQTMTVQGHSAVRECLQQATLHSPANAVSWALLSMVYLDEVRFRYKLGAPSSGQSLELATAAVERAVSLAPSNPRVLQALMMVGFFKGDIDRALQAGTAAYAANPWDVEVAGEYGLRLAMSGKWQSGCELLSIALNRSIGPTGYYEAGMALCAFMKGDVEQAEQWARRSDLESNPTHHLMLLSILGAAGKMKEAELEKRWLDVHAPELLANIREEIALRLQRPEDQERFLNGLRASGLIIGPVSAR, encoded by the coding sequence ATGAGAAGCGCAGAAATGCATGCTTTCAGCGGCCTTGGGCCGACTGCTGATGAAATCTGCCGACAGGTCGAGCGAATTCTCGGAAGTGAAGAGTTTCACGCACCCAGGCGCGGACGGAACTTCCTTGAGTTCGTCGTCACGGAGACGCTCGCCGGCCGGTCGGACTTCCTGAAGGCCTTTACGATAGCCAATGTGGTTTTCGGCCGGGAGGCTTCATTCGACCCGCAGAACGATCCTGTCGTCCGCATCGAGGCTGGCCGGATAAGAAAGGCGCTCGAGCGTTATTATCTGGTCGCGGGCCAGGCGGACGAGGTGATCATCACCGTTCCCAAAGGCGGATATGTACCGCATTTCGAATATGCCCAGGAGGCGCCACTCCCGCGGCTACCCGACGCGAATCCGGAGAAATCGCAGATCGCAGAACCCGAAGACCAGGGTGGCCAGGAGAAGCGTCCTCCAGTGCTTCCTGCCGTTCTCAGCCTCAGAATCATCCTGTTCGGTGCTCTTGCCCTTCTCCTATTCGCCGTTGCATTTGCATTGACTGCTCTGCGGGACGCGCCGACCGGGGCAACGCCGCCTGCGGCCGCGAAGCCGAAGGTGGTTGTCGAATTCTTCGCGGAGAACGGCTTCGCCGAGACAGGTTCGGATATAGCTCATGGTATGAGAGACGATATCATCGGTCAGCTTGCCCAGTTCGACAATATCGTCGTGGTTGCCGATCCGCTGCGCGGCGAGAGTGCCGCCGGCGCCGACTACTCGCTCCAGGGCAATGTGCAGCTCGACAAAAGCAGATTGCGCACGGCTGCCAGGCTGGTGCGTCAAGCGGATGGCGCCGTCATCTGGGCCAGCAATTTCGATGCCGACCTTCAGGCCGAGAACAAGCTGACGATCCAAAGCGGTATCGCCCGGCAGATCTCCAACGTGATTGCGCAGGCTGACGGCGTTATCTTTCAAGCCGAGACGGGTAAGATCGCCCGGCCGGCACAGACAGGTGAGCAGAGTGCCCATGCCTGTACGCTCGCTTATTTCAGCTACCGCCAGACGATGACCGTGCAGGGCCACAGCGCGGTGCGCGAATGCCTGCAGCAGGCGACCCTGCATTCTCCCGCTAACGCCGTCTCCTGGGCACTGTTGTCCATGGTCTATCTCGACGAGGTGAGGTTTCGCTACAAGCTCGGTGCTCCTTCTTCAGGCCAATCTCTCGAACTGGCGACTGCCGCGGTGGAGAGGGCTGTATCGCTGGCGCCGAGCAATCCCCGGGTGCTGCAGGCCCTGATGATGGTCGGCTTTTTCAAGGGAGATATCGACAGGGCGCTGCAGGCCGGCACCGCAGCCTATGCCGCCAATCCCTGGGATGTGGAAGTTGCCGGTGAATATGGCCTTCGGCTGGCAATGTCGGGGAAATGGCAATCGGGCTGCGAACTCCTGTCCATCGCTCTCAACAGGAGTATCGGCCCCACAGGATACTACGAAGCCGGCATGGCGCTCTGCGCATTCATGAAGGGCGATGTCGAACAGGCGGAGCAGTGGGCGCGAAGATCCGATCTCGAGTCGAACCCCACGCATCATCTTATGTTGCTATCCATTCTGGGTGCGGCCGGAAAGATGAAGGAAGCCGAACTGGAAAAGCGTTGGCTCGACGTCCATGCCCCGGAATTGCTGGCGAATATCCGCGAGGAGATCGCGCTGCGCCTTCAACGACCGGAAGATCAGGAGCGGTTTCTGAATGGGCTGCGCGCTTCAGGACTGATCATCGGCCCCGTCTCGGCAAGATAA